A stretch of the Bdellovibrio sp. 22V genome encodes the following:
- a CDS encoding UvrD-helicase domain-containing protein → MEWLKGLNPEQQKAVKHNYGPLLILAGAGSGKTTVLVSRTGRLISERVAQAQEICVLTFTNKAARELKHRVGAKLGNTGKGLWAGTFHSFGLQILRRFHKHAGLSPYFGIVDQTDCNAILKDLIKDVKNSGKDKFDVDKILAMINDRRTGHAPKTEAFDEYHEMAEVLAPKFAKRLEHLGVVDFEGLLIKPLQLFKENPDILEKVQGSFSQVMVDEFQDTNRMQMDLIHQIVKSHNNLTVVGDDDQSIYGWRGAEVKNILNFPQEFKNCEVIKLERNYRSSAEILAVANAAISKNKNRHGKILRSEAAQDTGELPELFVLDREEDECEFVVSEILNFQRQGYKYKDFAVLYRSNTQGGLIESSLRRANIPYSITGGTSIFDRREIKDMMAYLKQALAPNEVSLRRIINVPSRGIGDTTIEKLSEFALKKRINFVDACRFWKEAEVQDKAGESIDNLMKFIEDLPKNILDFQVGSTPGAKMVEIFQNIGYREYVYGTAADPTSAEKKWMVVEIFGRILDSYLGRRSYDVENIKSFVDSMLLRDDMGEEEEEQNKVQLMTLHASKGLEFPVVVLAGLEEDLLPHKNLGSDIDEERRLFYVGVTRAKKRLVMSRCQQRKKNGAVRPVTPSRFLLEIPKELYKEYPLGARPVVGQERDDLVANFLSKLDSQLGTKK, encoded by the coding sequence ATGGAATGGCTTAAAGGGTTGAACCCCGAGCAACAAAAGGCCGTAAAACACAATTACGGCCCTTTGCTTATTTTAGCGGGCGCGGGTTCAGGCAAAACTACAGTTCTTGTTTCAAGAACGGGGCGTTTGATTTCTGAAAGAGTCGCACAGGCTCAGGAGATCTGCGTTTTGACGTTCACGAACAAGGCCGCGCGCGAACTCAAACATCGCGTGGGTGCCAAGCTGGGCAATACGGGTAAAGGTCTTTGGGCAGGGACGTTTCACTCGTTTGGTTTGCAGATTTTACGGCGTTTCCATAAGCACGCGGGTCTTTCTCCCTATTTCGGGATTGTCGATCAAACGGATTGCAATGCGATTTTGAAAGACCTGATCAAAGACGTTAAAAACTCCGGCAAAGATAAATTCGACGTCGATAAAATTCTAGCGATGATCAATGATCGTCGTACAGGACACGCGCCAAAAACAGAGGCTTTCGACGAGTATCACGAGATGGCCGAAGTGCTTGCGCCGAAATTCGCAAAGCGCCTCGAGCATTTAGGTGTCGTGGATTTTGAAGGGCTTTTGATTAAGCCGCTTCAGTTGTTTAAAGAAAACCCCGACATTCTTGAAAAAGTTCAAGGATCTTTCAGCCAGGTCATGGTCGACGAGTTTCAAGATACAAATCGTATGCAAATGGACTTGATCCATCAGATCGTCAAATCCCACAACAATCTGACCGTGGTGGGTGATGATGACCAATCGATTTACGGCTGGCGCGGCGCTGAGGTGAAAAACATTCTGAACTTCCCGCAAGAGTTTAAAAACTGTGAAGTGATTAAGCTCGAGCGGAACTATCGTTCCTCTGCGGAAATCTTGGCAGTGGCGAACGCCGCTATTTCCAAAAATAAAAATCGTCACGGTAAAATCTTGCGTTCCGAAGCCGCTCAGGACACGGGCGAATTGCCGGAACTGTTTGTCCTGGATCGTGAAGAGGACGAGTGTGAATTCGTTGTCTCTGAAATTTTGAATTTCCAGAGACAAGGTTATAAGTATAAAGACTTTGCGGTCCTTTATCGTTCGAACACGCAAGGTGGTTTGATCGAATCATCCTTGCGCCGAGCGAATATTCCTTATTCGATCACTGGCGGAACTTCTATTTTCGACCGCCGCGAGATCAAAGACATGATGGCTTATTTAAAGCAGGCTTTGGCTCCGAATGAAGTGTCGTTAAGACGTATCATCAATGTCCCTTCGCGAGGCATCGGCGATACGACGATTGAAAAACTCAGTGAGTTCGCTTTGAAAAAGAGAATCAATTTTGTCGACGCCTGCCGTTTCTGGAAAGAAGCGGAAGTGCAGGACAAAGCCGGGGAGTCCATCGACAACCTGATGAAGTTCATTGAAGATCTGCCAAAAAATATTTTGGATTTCCAAGTGGGCTCTACACCCGGTGCAAAGATGGTCGAAATCTTCCAGAACATCGGCTATCGCGAATACGTCTATGGAACCGCGGCAGATCCGACCAGTGCCGAGAAAAAATGGATGGTCGTTGAAATCTTCGGTCGCATTCTGGATTCTTACTTAGGCCGGCGTTCTTACGACGTGGAAAACATCAAGTCCTTCGTAGACTCGATGCTTTTGCGCGATGATATGGGCGAGGAAGAAGAAGAGCAGAACAAAGTGCAGCTCATGACCTTGCATGCATCCAAGGGACTTGAGTTCCCCGTAGTGGTGTTGGCAGGTCTTGAAGAAGATCTTCTGCCGCACAAAAACCTGGGCTCGGATATCGATGAAGAACGTCGTCTGTTTTATGTCGGTGTCACTCGCGCGAAGAAGCGCTTAGTGATGTCCCGTTGTCAACAACGTAAGAAAAACGGCGCGGTTCGTCCCGTGACGCCTTCACGATTCTTGCTTGAGATCCCCAAAGAACTTTACAAAGAGTATCCTCTCGGCGCCCGCCCGGTCGTGGGTCAAGAGCGTGATGATCTTGTCGCGAATTTCTTGTCGAAGCTCGACAGTCAATTAGGCACAAAAAAATAG
- a CDS encoding RNA pseudouridine synthase: MNNVTALPIIEKSKNWLVIDKPPGVSVHNEAGDVRELLKKQLPKGSYHDIYPVHRLDKETSGLLLIATEQETAAELAEQFQKHQTEKIYYAVLRGAMPVSQQWQEWSSPISDKAEGRKNPQGLSKDRVEARTLYRVLQANQYFSLVELQLLTGRQHQIRKHTALAKHAIVGDSRYGDPKYNERMAQIYKTDRMFLHAAKLTLNIGSTAKTFTAPLPEDFKNLVK, encoded by the coding sequence GTGAATAACGTGACTGCCTTGCCTATTATTGAGAAGTCGAAAAACTGGCTTGTGATCGACAAGCCTCCCGGAGTTTCCGTTCATAACGAAGCGGGCGACGTGCGCGAACTTTTAAAAAAACAACTTCCCAAAGGAAGCTATCACGATATTTATCCTGTGCACCGTTTGGATAAAGAAACCAGCGGATTGCTTTTGATCGCGACGGAACAGGAAACGGCCGCAGAGCTGGCTGAACAGTTTCAAAAACACCAGACCGAGAAAATCTATTACGCCGTTCTGCGCGGAGCTATGCCGGTTTCGCAGCAATGGCAAGAATGGTCATCCCCTATTTCCGACAAAGCGGAAGGCCGAAAAAATCCGCAAGGTCTTAGCAAAGACCGTGTCGAAGCTCGCACGCTTTACCGCGTCCTTCAGGCCAATCAGTATTTTTCTTTGGTAGAGCTGCAACTTCTTACCGGACGCCAACACCAAATTCGCAAACACACCGCCCTCGCAAAACATGCGATTGTCGGCGACAGCCGTTATGGCGATCCCAAATACAATGAGCGTATGGCACAGATTTACAAAACCGACCGTATGTTTCTGCACGCCGCGAAGTTGACATTAAACATCGGCAGCACCGCCAAAACTTTTACGGCGCCCTTGCCGGAAGATTTTAAGAATCTGGTGAAATAA